GGCAAGTCTCTGGCCGCAACGACACCAGCTACGAACAACGCATCCGTCTGGACAGCTACTACGTCTGCAACTGGTCCCCCTGGCTCGACACCTACATCATCTTCCGAACCATCCGAACAATGCTGTTTCGCGAAGGTGCGTATTAATGCAATCGGGTACGCACTTCAGTCCGCTCAATCAAGAACAAAGACAAACTGCACACTCTGGTGGTTGCTTGACTTTCCCTAGAGAACAGGTGGATCGCGTCAAATTGACTCACCACTGGCTGGTCAACATGCGCGGTGGTGAAAAGGTTTTAGAGCAGTTCTGCAAAATGTTTCCTGCTGCAGATATCCAATGTCTAGTTCATGATCGAAACAACCTTACCGGAGTTATCGCCCAGCGGAATATCAGCAGCAGTTTCCTTCAATGGGTACCGTTTGGGAGGCAGCTTTATAAGCAAGCGATGCCACTGCATCCACTGCTCATCAAATCAATGCGGATCAAGAATGCCGACTTGGTTATCTGTAGCGATGCCAGTATGATCAAGGGTATCCAAGTACCTGACGATTGCTTTCTCGTATGTTACTGCCACTCGCCACCGCGATATCTCTGGGAAATGCAGGACGAATATTTTGGCGACCACGCGGCATTCGGATCCCGAATAAAAAAGGCCGTCTTTAAATTTTGCACACCCTACTGCCGCAGATTCGATCATAACTCCGCTCAGCGAGTAAACCTCTTCATTGCCAATTCGGAGTTTGTTGCGAACCGCATCAAGCAGTACTACGGTCGGGACTCGGTTGTTGTCCATCCGCCTGTTGACGTCAATAGCTTCTCGCCAGACCGGCCCCGCTCAGACTTTTACCTTGTTGTATCAGCATTGACACCCTATAAACGCATTGACCTTGC
Above is a genomic segment from Rhodopirellula bahusiensis containing:
- a CDS encoding glycosyltransferase, yielding MQSGTHFSPLNQEQRQTAHSGGCLTFPREQVDRVKLTHHWLVNMRGGEKVLEQFCKMFPAADIQCLVHDRNNLTGVIAQRNISSSFLQWVPFGRQLYKQAMPLHPLLIKSMRIKNADLVICSDASMIKGIQVPDDCFLVCYCHSPPRYLWEMQDEYFGDHAAFGSRIKKAVFKFCTPYCRRFDHNSAQRVNLFIANSEFVANRIKQYYGRDSVVVHPPVDVNSFSPDRPRSDFYLVVSALTPYKRIDLAVSAFQESGKRLVVIGDGPERKKLERAAADNIVFLGKQPFSVLKEHYETCRAFVFPGIEDFGITPVEAQAAGAPVIAFGMGGALETVVEDHTGIFFKKQTTWSLNEALSRIDELYDCNPHLHSCCRKHAEHFNPGVFRSKFSKEVENTVADGHI